The proteins below are encoded in one region of Streptomyces cyanogenus:
- a CDS encoding S8 family serine peptidase, translating to MRVVGAAVGALVAVTVGLAPGAVADDVQAKQWYLGPMQAEQMWKVSTGEGVKVAVIDSGVNANTSSLKGQVLADETPKSVAYRATVDYSGHGTTMAELIAGTGAGGGLKGLAPDAKIVPYRIELDDLKGGAAEKKKTPESEDAIRAAADTDAKIINMSFGAQGPGPKEEAAIEYAASKGKLLIAAVGNEGGKAGDHIGYPAAFHYVVGVAASDESGTVSKFSSSGNYVDVAAPGQDFPGWCDTSFRSYCDDVNGTSSAAAITSASAALIWSAHPDWTVNQVTRALIDTAGRKWAKDDPSRYLGYGTIRPRLVLANPDYNPGPANVDPLAKWNGGDLLAKSATSSTPSSSPSSSASTPSQVPEKGSTGGTSAAGSSTESSKDDNTLWVVLGAVAAVVVVGGGGVAVARARRAR from the coding sequence GTGCGCGTGGTGGGGGCGGCTGTCGGTGCCCTGGTGGCCGTGACTGTGGGTCTTGCGCCGGGCGCTGTCGCGGACGACGTCCAGGCGAAGCAGTGGTACCTCGGGCCGATGCAGGCCGAGCAGATGTGGAAGGTCAGCACGGGTGAGGGCGTGAAGGTCGCTGTCATCGACAGCGGGGTGAACGCGAACACCTCGTCGCTCAAGGGGCAGGTACTGGCTGACGAGACGCCCAAGTCGGTCGCATACCGGGCAACGGTGGACTATTCCGGCCATGGGACCACCATGGCCGAGCTCATCGCGGGCACCGGAGCGGGTGGTGGCCTGAAGGGGCTGGCGCCCGATGCGAAGATCGTTCCCTACCGGATCGAGCTCGACGATCTGAAGGGCGGGGCGGCAGAGAAGAAGAAGACCCCCGAATCCGAGGATGCGATCAGAGCGGCAGCCGACACCGACGCGAAGATCATCAACATGTCCTTCGGAGCTCAAGGGCCGGGCCCCAAGGAGGAGGCAGCTATCGAGTACGCGGCCTCGAAGGGCAAGCTGCTAATCGCGGCGGTGGGCAACGAGGGGGGAAAGGCAGGGGACCACATCGGATACCCGGCCGCCTTCCATTACGTCGTCGGTGTGGCGGCGTCCGATGAATCCGGCACGGTCTCCAAGTTTTCCTCGTCCGGAAACTACGTGGACGTCGCGGCACCGGGCCAGGACTTCCCCGGCTGGTGTGACACGTCCTTCCGCTCGTACTGCGACGATGTGAACGGTACGAGTTCTGCAGCGGCGATCACCTCGGCTTCCGCGGCGCTGATCTGGTCGGCGCACCCTGACTGGACGGTGAACCAGGTAACCCGTGCTCTGATCGACACGGCCGGCCGTAAGTGGGCCAAGGACGACCCGAGCAGGTACCTCGGCTACGGCACCATTCGCCCCCGCCTGGTTCTGGCGAACCCCGATTACAACCCTGGCCCTGCGAACGTCGATCCGCTCGCCAAGTGGAACGGCGGAGACCTGCTGGCCAAGTCCGCAACCTCCTCCACGCCCTCTTCCTCTCCCTCCTCCTCCGCATCAACCCCGTCACAAGTCCCCGAAAAGGGTTCTACCGGCGGTACTTCGGCGGCAGGATCGAGCACGGAGTCGTCGAAGGACGACAACACCCTCTGGGTCGTGCTCGGCGCCGTGGCCGCGGTCGTCGTGGTCGGCGGTGGGGGCGTGGCCGTCGCGCGGGCGCGGCGTGCCAGGTGA
- the mycP gene encoding type VII secretion-associated serine protease mycosin, translating into MLKARTSGTGTRTAVVAAAVALTATTTVVALPAAPARADDGQCTFPSKPYAGRPWALQRVNLDELWAQSTGKGVQVAVIDTGVDVKNPQLTKAVDASRGRNLLPDKNRKGEKIDRGNKSGTTDTVGHGTRVAGIIAARPVKGTGFVGLAPDATIIPIKQNDAEGDGTAKTLTDAIKYAVQAGADVINISQDTSEPLDPKDSTLKEAVDYALDRKVVVVASAGNDGLGGNVKATYPASYEGVLAVAASDRNNERAAFSQSGDFVDVAAPGVDMISTVPGNGHCSDNGTSFSAPYVAGVAALLKSKYPHWTAQEVVAQIEQTAERSIPGHDKLVGWGVVDPLRALTDVDPAHPLQSPRPVDGMARGEAPSVTPLHFGETAEERDNRLATYTVVGGLVLVAGLAGTAVAVRDARRRRGGRPHGGSRTS; encoded by the coding sequence ATGCTGAAGGCAAGGACGTCGGGGACCGGCACGCGTACGGCCGTCGTGGCCGCCGCGGTGGCCCTCACCGCGACGACCACCGTGGTCGCCCTGCCCGCTGCCCCGGCCCGGGCGGACGACGGCCAGTGCACGTTCCCGTCGAAACCGTACGCGGGCCGGCCGTGGGCGCTCCAGCGCGTCAACCTGGACGAGTTGTGGGCGCAGTCCACGGGCAAGGGCGTCCAGGTGGCCGTGATCGACACCGGCGTGGACGTCAAGAACCCGCAGCTCACCAAGGCCGTGGACGCGTCCAGGGGCAGGAACCTGCTGCCCGACAAGAACCGCAAGGGCGAGAAGATAGACCGCGGCAACAAATCGGGCACCACGGACACGGTCGGCCACGGCACGCGCGTGGCGGGCATCATCGCGGCCCGCCCGGTGAAGGGCACGGGCTTCGTGGGCCTGGCCCCGGACGCCACGATCATCCCGATCAAGCAGAACGACGCCGAAGGCGACGGTACGGCGAAAACCCTCACCGACGCGATCAAGTACGCGGTCCAGGCCGGCGCCGACGTCATCAACATCTCCCAGGACACCTCCGAGCCGCTCGACCCGAAGGACTCGACCCTGAAGGAGGCCGTCGACTACGCCCTGGACCGTAAGGTCGTCGTCGTCGCCTCGGCCGGCAACGACGGTCTGGGCGGCAACGTCAAGGCCACGTACCCGGCGTCGTACGAGGGCGTCCTGGCAGTGGCGGCCTCCGACCGCAACAACGAACGGGCGGCCTTCTCACAGTCCGGAGACTTCGTGGACGTCGCGGCCCCCGGCGTCGACATGATCTCCACGGTTCCGGGCAACGGCCACTGCTCGGACAACGGCACGAGCTTCTCGGCGCCCTATGTGGCGGGCGTGGCCGCCCTGTTGAAGTCCAAGTACCCCCACTGGACGGCACAGGAGGTCGTGGCCCAGATCGAACAGACCGCGGAGCGCTCGATTCCAGGGCATGACAAGCTGGTCGGATGGGGTGTCGTGGACCCCCTGAGGGCCCTCACGGACGTGGATCCGGCGCACCCCCTCCAGTCCCCCCGACCGGTGGACGGCATGGCCAGGGGCGAGGCCCCGTCGGTCACCCCCCTGCACTTCGGTGAGACGGCCGAGGAACGCGACAACCGGCTGGCGACCTACACGGTCGTGGGTGGCCTGGTCCTGGTGGCGGGACTGGCCGGGACCGCGGTGGCGGTCCGGGACGCACGACGCAGGCGTGGCGGACGGCCGCACGGCGGCTCACGGACGTCCTGA
- the eccE gene encoding type VII secretion protein EccE encodes MASATRTRSRSQSGARSGGARRSGARGPSSREGGAEQALPRPYQGAFAPRLESRSGRGGSFAVQRLVLLEIAGALVLCGWLLGTAGLIATAPFAVVLVVLAVVRRRGRSLPEWLGTLLAMRARIRRAASTPVPPGTDSGLAPAVECDPTLRTFSHNRGDDRDQRPIGMVGDGGFLTAVIQVESDVDALRAESGRRSLPVALVRDVLEVDGIRLESAQIVVHTQPAPALHLPQQSVVVSNYAPLQAQTGSPAVRITWIALKLDPELCPEAVAARGGGLLGAQKCLTRSAEHLSSRLTGAGFRANVLTEEELTAAIATSACANPMVTAQAGRGEAPQRRTEESSRSWRCDNRRHTTYWVRRWPQLGGSGGSLAQLVAQLTAVPALATTFSLTLATGAQQDVTITGHVRITGRSKQELTDARRDLERAAQQARTGLARLDREQLPGVLATLPLGGAR; translated from the coding sequence ATGGCTTCCGCAACGCGGACCCGGTCGCGATCGCAATCGGGGGCACGATCGGGTGGTGCGCGCCGGTCGGGTGCCCGCGGCCCTTCCTCCCGAGAGGGAGGCGCCGAGCAGGCGCTGCCCAGGCCCTATCAGGGCGCTTTCGCACCGCGGCTGGAGTCCCGTTCGGGCCGCGGCGGTTCGTTCGCGGTGCAGCGGCTGGTGCTGCTGGAGATCGCAGGCGCGCTCGTGCTGTGCGGGTGGCTGCTCGGCACGGCCGGGCTGATCGCCACCGCCCCCTTCGCAGTCGTGCTCGTGGTGCTCGCCGTCGTACGGCGCCGCGGGCGTTCCCTGCCTGAATGGCTCGGCACCCTGCTGGCCATGCGGGCGCGCATACGGCGGGCCGCGAGCACACCGGTGCCTCCGGGGACCGACTCCGGTCTCGCGCCCGCCGTGGAGTGCGACCCGACCCTGCGCACGTTCAGCCACAACCGCGGCGACGACCGCGACCAGCGGCCGATCGGCATGGTGGGCGACGGCGGCTTCCTGACCGCCGTGATCCAGGTGGAGTCGGACGTCGACGCGCTGCGCGCGGAGAGCGGCCGGCGATCGCTGCCGGTAGCCCTGGTGCGGGACGTCCTCGAAGTCGACGGCATCCGGCTGGAGTCGGCGCAGATCGTGGTGCACACCCAGCCGGCGCCCGCGCTGCACCTGCCCCAGCAGTCGGTCGTGGTCAGCAACTACGCACCGCTGCAGGCGCAGACCGGCTCCCCCGCGGTCCGCATCACCTGGATCGCGCTGAAGCTCGATCCCGAGCTGTGCCCGGAGGCGGTGGCCGCGCGCGGCGGCGGGCTGCTGGGGGCGCAGAAGTGCCTGACACGCTCCGCCGAACACCTGTCGAGCCGACTGACCGGCGCCGGGTTCCGGGCGAACGTGCTCACCGAGGAGGAGCTGACGGCCGCGATCGCCACGTCCGCGTGCGCCAACCCGATGGTGACGGCCCAGGCCGGGCGGGGCGAGGCGCCGCAGCGCCGGACCGAGGAGTCGAGCCGCAGCTGGCGCTGTGACAACCGCCGGCACACCACCTACTGGGTGCGCCGCTGGCCCCAGCTCGGTGGATCCGGCGGCTCGCTGGCCCAGCTGGTGGCCCAGCTGACCGCGGTTCCCGCACTGGCGACGACGTTCAGTCTGACACTGGCCACGGGTGCGCAGCAGGACGTGACGATCACCGGGCATGTGCGGATCACCGGCCGTAGCAAGCAGGAACTGACCGACGCGCGGCGGGATCTGGAGCGTGCGGCGCAGCAGGCGCGGACCGGGCTCGCGCGCCTGGACCGGGAACAACTCCCCGGCGTTCTGGCCACCCTGCCGCTCGGAGGTGCCCGCTGA
- the eccB gene encoding type VII secretion protein EccB, with product MASRRDELNAYTFAKRRTLASFLQPSPSGSEEGAPKPLGALVPGLVVGVVILAVFGAIGMFSPTAPKGWDTPEEHVIVASESTTRYVVLKTGKQKQLHPVLNMASAKLLLDPSKASVITVDEKILDSGKPPHGATIGIPYAPDRLPSPEEAEAVKRWAVCERPGDGGRTIQKAAFVLAKKEWSRTDGSDQLSRGDLMYVVGPDGKTQYVVDARGTAYRIADPSDKELLKALDTRGRAPQRVSQQWLATLHKGSPIAIPRIDGDPGAKAGAGIMPAQYDKVGEVIKAYDGQVLRYYVVLQGKVARVSEFTATLLLNSGQLVGVGQAGEAQQVSPGAVADSTTFDEDKNWPTYKPRTVNDGSSATSGRNTVCNVLRSVGGKGKTTLSTWVGKDFPAQLPTGSSSAYVTPGSGQLYRQIQGTETKAGGVFLVTDTGLRYALQSNSDSATEDKGIGTSAKKRKQELAEAKIAQTRLGYEKLTPTPIPLEWSTFLPTGPRLSEAAARQPQGS from the coding sequence ATGGCATCACGGCGGGACGAACTCAACGCCTACACCTTCGCGAAGCGCCGCACGCTCGCGTCCTTCCTGCAGCCCTCCCCCTCCGGCTCGGAGGAGGGCGCCCCCAAGCCGTTGGGCGCACTGGTCCCCGGCCTCGTCGTCGGTGTCGTGATCCTCGCGGTGTTCGGTGCGATCGGCATGTTCAGCCCCACGGCACCCAAGGGCTGGGACACACCCGAGGAACACGTCATCGTCGCCAGCGAGTCGACCACCCGGTACGTCGTCCTGAAGACGGGCAAGCAGAAGCAGCTCCACCCGGTCCTCAACATGGCCTCGGCCAAGCTGCTCCTGGACCCCAGCAAGGCCAGCGTCATCACCGTGGACGAGAAGATCCTCGACAGCGGCAAGCCTCCGCACGGCGCCACCATCGGCATTCCGTACGCCCCCGACCGCCTGCCCTCCCCGGAGGAGGCCGAGGCTGTCAAACGCTGGGCGGTCTGCGAGCGGCCCGGCGACGGCGGCCGGACCATCCAGAAGGCGGCGTTCGTCCTCGCGAAGAAGGAATGGTCCAGGACGGACGGGTCCGACCAGCTCAGCCGCGGCGACCTGATGTACGTCGTAGGCCCTGACGGCAAGACCCAGTACGTCGTTGACGCGCGAGGCACCGCCTACCGGATCGCTGATCCGAGCGACAAGGAACTCCTCAAGGCCCTCGACACCCGCGGCCGCGCTCCGCAGCGCGTCTCCCAGCAGTGGCTCGCCACCCTGCACAAGGGAAGCCCGATCGCCATCCCGAGGATCGACGGCGATCCCGGCGCCAAGGCCGGCGCCGGGATCATGCCGGCGCAGTACGACAAGGTCGGGGAGGTCATCAAGGCGTACGACGGCCAGGTGCTGCGCTACTACGTCGTCCTGCAGGGGAAGGTGGCCCGTGTCTCCGAGTTCACGGCCACGCTCCTGCTCAACAGCGGCCAGCTGGTCGGCGTGGGCCAGGCCGGCGAGGCCCAGCAGGTCAGTCCCGGCGCCGTCGCGGACAGCACGACCTTCGACGAGGACAAGAACTGGCCGACGTACAAGCCGAGGACGGTGAACGACGGCTCCAGCGCCACCAGCGGCCGCAACACGGTCTGCAACGTCCTGCGGTCGGTCGGCGGCAAGGGGAAGACCACCCTGTCCACCTGGGTCGGCAAGGACTTTCCCGCCCAGCTCCCCACCGGTTCCTCCAGCGCCTACGTCACCCCGGGCTCCGGCCAGCTCTACCGCCAGATCCAGGGTACGGAGACCAAGGCCGGCGGCGTCTTCCTGGTCACCGACACGGGCCTGCGCTACGCCCTGCAGTCCAACAGCGACAGCGCCACCGAGGACAAGGGCATCGGCACCTCTGCCAAGAAGCGCAAGCAGGAGCTGGCCGAGGCCAAGATCGCCCAGACCCGTCTCGGTTACGAGAAGTTGACGCCCACACCCATTCCCCTGGAGTGGTCGACCTTCCTGCCGACGGGCCCGCGCCTGTCGGAGGCGGCGGCGCGGCAGCCGCAGGGTTCGTAG